The Microbacterium schleiferi genome contains the following window.
CTGGTGGGGCTTCGGATTCCCGACCGCGGCCTTCGCGACCCTCACCCTGGAAGTCGGCCGGCTCTGGGCGATCGCGTGGCTCACACCGGTCGTCATCGCACTGTGGATTGCGCTCCTGCTCCTGATCGTCTGGCTCGCGTACAAGACGGTCCGCGGTGCCGTCGACGGCTCGTTATGGCGACGCTGATCACTCGGATGCCGCGGCCTGCGGATGTGGCATCCGCGCGGTGAGCACGCCGTCGTGGATCTCGAGCACCCGGTCGGCGCGCGCCACGATCGACGGGTCGTGAGTCGAAAGCAGGACCGCGACACCGTCCTCGTGCGCGATCGAGACGATGAGTTCGATCATCGCCTCGGCCGTGTGTGAATCGAGCTGACCCGTCGGTTCGTCGGCCAGCAGCACTCGCGGGGATGCCGCCAAAGCTCGCGCGATCGCGACGCGCTGGCGCTGCCCACCGGAGAGCTCTGCCGGGCGCTGGCTGGCGTGTCCGTCCAGACCCACCCGCTCGAGCAGCATCCGTACCCGCTCGTCACGAACGAGAGGCTCGGCACGCGCGATCCGCAGCGGAATCTCCACGTTCTCGGCGGCGGTGAGTGCGTCAAGCAGACCGAACGACTGAAAGATGAAGGCGACGTCCTCGCGCCTCAGGCGGTCGAGTTCGCGCTCCGAGGCATCCGTGATGACGACGTCTCCGACCCGCGCGGAACCACTCGAGGCCGCCTCGATGCCGCCGAGCACGTGCAAGAGAGTGGTCTTTCCCGCACCCGAGGGGCCGATGAGCACGACCAGCTCTCCCGGATAGAGCTTCAAAGACGCATCCACAAGCGCATGGACGTCGCCGGCAGGGGTGACATGGGTCACCGAGAGATCGGATGCGGTCACGACGGCATCCGCGAAGCGCTCAGCCATCGGCGCCCTCCTCCCCGACGGAGGACGGACGCGAGGCGCCGCCCTCGTGGCCCGGTCGCACGGCGACGTGGTCGACCTGGAGTTGCAGACGCACGCGATCTCTGAGGTCGAGACTCGTCATATAGCCGGCCGGCAACTGCATCCGCCCGACCCGGTCCAGCACGACGAACTCTTCGGCCATGGCGTGCTGACGCCCTTCGTCGTCCGTGTGCGTCCAGCGCAGCACCTCGCTCGAGGTGCGCCCGTCGCGGATCTGGACCGTGCGCTGCACATGCTCGGACACTGCCGGATCGTGCGTGACGATCAGCGCGGTGGTGCCCAGCTCAGCATTGACCCGCTCGAAGGTGCGCAACACCTCCACGGATGCCTCTTCGTCGAGATCACCGGTCGGTTCATCCGCCAGCAGCACCCGAGGCTCGTTGACCAGCGCGACCGCGATCGCCACGCGCTGCTGCTGCCCGCCCGAGAGCTCTGCGGGGTGACGCTCGGCGAGCTCGGCCGCGCCGACCAGCTCGAGCATGCGCCGCGCCCGCTCGTGCGCCCGAGGCCGCCGTCCGATGGCGGCAGCGAGCTCGACGTTCTCCAGAGCAGAGAGGTAGGGAAGGAGGTTTCGGGCAGTCTGCTGCCAGACGAAGCCGACCACATCGCGCCGATATGTGACACGATCCCGACTCGTCAGGGAGGGAAGATCGCGGCCAGCGACCACGGCCTTTCCTGCTGTGGGCATGTCGAGTCCGGACAGGATCGCCAGCAACGTCGACTTTCCCGAGCCGGACGCTCCCACGAGCGCGACCAGTTCGCCGCGACTGACGAACAGATCAAGTCCCTGCAGTGCCTGAACTTCGATGTCGGCAACGGCGAAGATCCGCACGAGGCCTTCGCACTGGATGTCGGGCTCACCCGAGGGCACTGGCGTCATGTCAGTCCTCCCCTGTTCTCAGTACTGCCGCCATCGAGGTGGCGCGGGCTCCCAGCACACCGCCGACGACAGCGAGGGCCAGAGCGGCCAGCACGATCGCGACGAGCGTAGCGCTCAAGACGGGATCGACGAAGAGCGAGGGCTGGTCACCGCCACCGGTGAAGGGCCGCAGATCGATCGAGAACACGATCAGGAGGGGCAGCAGGATGCCGAGAACGCCTCCTCCCACCAGCGCAGTGACTCCCAGCGGAACGAAATCCCACGCCACGATGCCGCGCGTCGCGCGCCGACTCATCCCCATCGTGCGCAGCAGCGCGATGACCCGGGACCGCGCGTCGCGAGTCACCCCGGCCACCAGGAGGAGAGCCACCGCCGAGAGCGCGATGGCGATGACGACGGCGCTCAGCAACGCGATCCGCAACGCCGTGACCGCCGGCGAGCTGCGGATCTCGTCGGTCGACGCATCCAGCAGACTCACCGAGTACGCGCCGTCGATGATCTGGCCGATGCGCTCGACCACGGGGGCAGCGTCCGAGCCGGGCGCGAGGTCGATCAAGACTGTCCGAGGAAAGAACCCCTTGCCGGTGAGCGAGGTGTAGGCGTCTGCTCCGACGACGACGAACTCCGGGGAAACCGTCAGACCCAGGATCTGCTCGAGGGGTTCTGCACCGACGGCGGGAGTACCCGCGATGTCGCTCACCGTACCGCCCAGCTGCACCTCCAACGACGTCGACGGGACGACATCCAGGGGCAATGCCGCGTCGGCGATGCCCGCGGGAAAGGCTCCGACCATCCCCTGCTGGACGGCGGAGAGGGCCGTCGGATCGGTCGCGATCACCTCAGCGGTGATCCGCCCACCGGGTCCCACGACGGGGAGGTAGTCGCCCCGCAGCAGACCCGCGACCGCTGCAACGCCCTCGATCCCGCGGATCTCGTCGAGCCGATCGGCATCTACGTAGGGGCCGGAGATCTGGATGTCTGCCCCGACCGCGCGCTGGGCGGCCACCACCGCTCCCCGGTCGACGGTGGCGAGGACGATCGACGAGAAGACCGCGATCGCGACAGCGACCAGCATCGCGAGTACCGCCGCCGTGCCTGCGACGGGCTCTCGCACGGCGCGGGCAGCGCCCACGAGGCCTGTCACCCCGCGGCGACGCCGCTGCAGGCGCAACGCGAGGGCGAGGGGGATCGGATGCAGCCGCACGACCACCAGCGCGAGCGCCACGGTCAGAAGCAGCGGCGCCGCCACAGCGAGAGGGTCCAGAGTTCCCTCACCGGCGCCGCGCACCAGCAAGACGGTCACGGCGACGGCGGCGAGCACGACGACGAGGATCTGCGTCGCCGCCATCGACAGGCTCCGACGCCGATGGTCGAGATCCTCCCGGCGCACGGCCAGAAGATCGCGCGGCAGCGCGAGGGCGAGCGCGGCAGCCGGGACCGTGCCCGCGAGAACGGCAACCAGAACGGGGAGCCAACCGGCATCCGCGGGTGTGACCGCCACGCCAACCGCCGCGGCGATCACGCTCACGGGGACGCCGAGGAGGAGACCCTCGAGAGCGAGCAGGCGGCGCAACTGCGCTGACGGCGTACCTCGGGCCGAGAGCAGCGCCAACTGCGGACGGCGTCGACGAACCATGAGTGCTGCGGCGAGAACTTCGAGCGAGAAGGCGACCACGATCGGGCCCACCGCGGCCACAGTCAGGATCGCGCGCGTGGCCTCGGTGCGCCCGACAGCGACACCGAGCGCGGTCACCAGGCCGGACTCGAGCGAGACGCGAACGCTCCCGGCGGGGTCCAGCGAGAGTGGCGAGGTGACGATCGCGCGCATCGCGGGAAGCACCTGCGCGACATCGAGGCCCTCGGGGGCCGCCCCGTCGACGGGATACCACGCGACGATCGTCCCGGGCGGGTCGAGAACCTCCCAGGTGGCGGGGTTCACCCACGCCGCCGAGGTTGCGACCGGCCGCCGGTTCCCGTCGTCGAAGACGGATGCCGTGAGCGCGGTCGGCAGATGCAGCCAGCGCGGATCATCCGGCTCGGTCGGGCGAACGATCGCCGTCAGTTGGACCTCAACGACGTCGGTCGCCGTGATCGAGCGGCGTTGCCCGAGCGGCCACTCCATGGTGGCCGCGGCATCTTCGGTCAGCGCGATCCCGATCGGCCCGGAACCCGACCACTCACGCGGCCATGTTCCGCCGACGATCTCCAGATGCTCTTGCGCGTCGGGTTCGACCAGAAGCTGGATGTCGGTGTCGGGCGAGGTGGGCGGCAACGCCTCGGGCGCAACCCGCAACGGGACGGTGTAGACAGCGACCTGTCCCTCACCGACGAGACCGTGGACGAGCGGCGGCCACTGCTCACGGGCAGTCGCCAGCGCTCGCTCGAGACCGCTCACGCCTCCGTCGGGGATGAACGTCGACACCACCGATCCCGTCAGATCCCGCGTCGTCGGGGCGAGCTGACCCGCCTGGTGCGCGACCTCTTCCCGAGTGACCTGCACGAGCAGTCGTGGACTGGCTGACACGAGCAAGGCCGTCATCGCTGCGAGCACGATGATGACGGTCGCCGCACCACGGGGCACGCCGAAGCGCCGCCGCAGCAGGCGGAGAAGCGAGACACGATCAGGCGACATCCCTCACTCGTCCTCTCGGACCAGCCGCGCCAGAGCTCGCGGAAGACGCACGGACCACGCCACCACGAGCCCGCCGATCAGCAACACAGCCAGAAGGGCCAGGAGGAGAGGGACGTCGGCGTGGATGCCCACCGGGTAGGCGCCGGGGAGCTCGCCGGATGCCCACCTGACGGCAGGCGGGACGATCACCACCGCCGTGACCGCTCCCCCGACGATCCCGGCAACAAAGCCAACGACGAGCGCCGTCGTGTTCTCGACGGCCACCGTCCTGGTCGCGGTGCGGCGCCCCGCCCCCACGAGCGCAAGCAGCGCTGCCTCCCGCGCCTCCGTGCCGCTGACGCCTGCGCGCAGCATGAGAAGTATCAGCGCGATGAGGACGGACCCGATCGCCGAGACCTGCAGGGTTGTTCCCTGCGCGACGCGGTCTGCGGCGATCGCCGGGTCTGGGGTGAGTACCACGACCTGCGGGTAGTCCCGTTCGATCAGAGCAGCGGAGGCGCCGGAGGCGCCGGGGTCGTCGGAGGTGAGCCAGACCTGGTTGGGCTCGACCGGTTCCCCCGACACGACAGCCAGCCGCGCGAGGTCTA
Protein-coding sequences here:
- a CDS encoding ABC transporter ATP-binding protein, which translates into the protein MAERFADAVVTASDLSVTHVTPAGDVHALVDASLKLYPGELVVLIGPSGAGKTTLLHVLGGIEAASSGSARVGDVVITDASERELDRLRREDVAFIFQSFGLLDALTAAENVEIPLRIARAEPLVRDERVRMLLERVGLDGHASQRPAELSGGQRQRVAIARALAASPRVLLADEPTGQLDSHTAEAMIELIVSIAHEDGVAVLLSTHDPSIVARADRVLEIHDGVLTARMPHPQAAASE
- a CDS encoding ABC transporter ATP-binding protein produces the protein MTPVPSGEPDIQCEGLVRIFAVADIEVQALQGLDLFVSRGELVALVGASGSGKSTLLAILSGLDMPTAGKAVVAGRDLPSLTSRDRVTYRRDVVGFVWQQTARNLLPYLSALENVELAAAIGRRPRAHERARRMLELVGAAELAERHPAELSGGQQQRVAIAVALVNEPRVLLADEPTGDLDEEASVEVLRTFERVNAELGTTALIVTHDPAVSEHVQRTVQIRDGRTSSEVLRWTHTDDEGRQHAMAEEFVVLDRVGRMQLPAGYMTSLDLRDRVRLQLQVDHVAVRPGHEGGASRPSSVGEEGADG
- a CDS encoding FtsX-like permease family protein translates to MSGEPVEPNQVWLTSDDPGASGASAALIERDYPQVVVLTPDPAIAADRVAQGTTLQVSAIGSVLIALILLMLRAGVSGTEAREAALLALVGAGRRTATRTVAVENTTALVVGFVAGIVGGAVTAVVIVPPAVRWASGELPGAYPVGIHADVPLLLALLAVLLIGGLVVAWSVRLPRALARLVREDE
- a CDS encoding FtsX-like permease family protein is translated as MSPDRVSLLRLLRRRFGVPRGAATVIIVLAAMTALLVSASPRLLVQVTREEVAHQAGQLAPTTRDLTGSVVSTFIPDGGVSGLERALATAREQWPPLVHGLVGEGQVAVYTVPLRVAPEALPPTSPDTDIQLLVEPDAQEHLEIVGGTWPREWSGSGPIGIALTEDAAATMEWPLGQRRSITATDVVEVQLTAIVRPTEPDDPRWLHLPTALTASVFDDGNRRPVATSAAWVNPATWEVLDPPGTIVAWYPVDGAAPEGLDVAQVLPAMRAIVTSPLSLDPAGSVRVSLESGLVTALGVAVGRTEATRAILTVAAVGPIVVAFSLEVLAAALMVRRRRPQLALLSARGTPSAQLRRLLALEGLLLGVPVSVIAAAVGVAVTPADAGWLPVLVAVLAGTVPAAALALALPRDLLAVRREDLDHRRRSLSMAATQILVVVLAAVAVTVLLVRGAGEGTLDPLAVAAPLLLTVALALVVVRLHPIPLALALRLQRRRRGVTGLVGAARAVREPVAGTAAVLAMLVAVAIAVFSSIVLATVDRGAVVAAQRAVGADIQISGPYVDADRLDEIRGIEGVAAVAGLLRGDYLPVVGPGGRITAEVIATDPTALSAVQQGMVGAFPAGIADAALPLDVVPSTSLEVQLGGTVSDIAGTPAVGAEPLEQILGLTVSPEFVVVGADAYTSLTGKGFFPRTVLIDLAPGSDAAPVVERIGQIIDGAYSVSLLDASTDEIRSSPAVTALRIALLSAVVIAIALSAVALLLVAGVTRDARSRVIALLRTMGMSRRATRGIVAWDFVPLGVTALVGGGVLGILLPLLIVFSIDLRPFTGGGDQPSLFVDPVLSATLVAIVLAALALAVVGGVLGARATSMAAVLRTGED